From the genome of Anopheles moucheti chromosome 3, idAnoMoucSN_F20_07, whole genome shotgun sequence, one region includes:
- the LOC128302647 gene encoding putative inorganic phosphate cotransporter isoform X2, producing MYSSGWQQRLSRFFIIPQRVILAIMGFLAIMNAYTMRISLSIAITEMVNKTGGASEDEAGVCPIDDSANPDDYTGGEFDWDEELQGIILSSFYWGYVITHIPGGMLAEKFGGKWTLSLGILSTAFFTLITPWAVELGGSTALIVIRVMMGLGEGTTFPALSALMATWIPAKERSKLGSLVFGGGQVGTILGNLLSGVLLHNIEGWSSVFYFFGGMGVLWFVIFTLLCYSDPESHPFISEKEKAYLKQELGTLERDRTLPPTPWRYILTSVPMMALVCAQIGHDWGFFIMVTDLPKYMSDVLRFSIKDNGLYSSLPYLVMWIVSLSTGVLSDWLITSGRMTITFGRKLFTTIASIGPACFIVGASYAGCEKAVVVMLFTFAMGLMGTFYPGMKVNPLDLSPNYAGTLMAITNGIGAITGIIAPYVVGVMTPNHTLDEWRIVFWISFAVFNVTNLVYVIWASGEVQPWNTPHLMNKSIEAGESNDESAMAKKSVQSQDAIKQ from the exons TCTTTATCATCCCGCAGCGGGTGATATTGGCGATCATGGGCTTTCTGGCTATTATGAATGCGTACACGATGCGCATCTCCCTGTCGATCGCGATCACggagatggtgaacaagacgGGCGGTGCATCCGAGGACGAAGCTGGCGTCTGTCCGATCGATGACAGTGCCAACCCGGACGATTACACTGGCGGCGAGTTCGATTGGGACGAGGAGCTTCAGGGCATCATTCTGTCCTCGTTCTACTGGGGGTACGTCATCACCCACATTCCCGGTGGTATGCTGGCGGAAAAGTTCGGTGGCAAATGGACGCTGAGTTTGGGCATTTTGTCGACCGCGTTCTTCACGCTCATTACACCGTGGGCGGTAGAACTCGGTGGCTCGACTGCCCTCATCGTGATCCGTGTAATGATGGGACTGGGCGAAGGTACGACGTTCCCGGCGCTGAGCGCACTGATGGCCACCTGGATACCAGCGAAGGAGCGCAGTAAGCTGGGTTCGCTGGTGTTCGGCGGTGGACAGGTCGGTACGATTCTGGGCAACCTGCTGTCCGGTGTGTTGCTGCATAACATCGAGGGCTGGTCGTCGGTGTTTTACTTCTTCGGCGGTATGGGTGTTTTATGGTTTGTGATCTTC ACACTGCTCTGCTACAGCGATCCAGAATCACATCCGTTTATCAGCGAGAAGGAAAAGGCTTACCTGAAACAGGAACTAGGAACGTTGGAGCGCGATCGTACGTTGCCACCGACACCGTGGCGCTATATCCTCACGAGCGTACCAATGATGGCGCTCGTTTGTGCGCAGATTGGGCACGATTGGGGCTTCTTCATTATGGTTACCGATCTGCCCAAGTACATGAGCGATGTGCTGCGGTTTTCCATCAAAGACAATGGGCTGTACTCCTCCCTGCCGTACTTGGTCATGTGGATTGTCTCACTGTCGACCGGCGTTCTGAGCGATTGGCTCATTACGTCTGGACGCATGACGATCACCTTCGGCCGTAAGCTGTTCACTACCATTG CCTCCATCGGTCCGGCCTGTTTCATCGTTGGCGCATCGTACGCCGGGTGCGAGAAGGCTGTGGTTGTCATGCTGTTTACCTTCGCCATGGGTCTCATGGGTACGTTCTACCCCGGCATGAAGGTTAACCCGCTCGATCTGAGTCCAAACTACGCCGGCACGCTGATGGCCATCACGAACGGTATCGGTGCCATTACCGGTATCATCGCTCCGTACGTCGTCGGTGTGATGACACCCAAT cACACCCTGGATGAGTGGCGAATTGTGTTCTGGATCTCGTTTGCCGTCTTCAACGTCACCAATCTGGTGTACGTCATCTGGGCGTCGGGTGAGGTGCAGCCCTGGAACACGCCCCATCTGATGAACAAATCTATCGAAGCGGGCGAGTCCAACGATGAATCGGCCATGGCAAAGAAAAGCGTACAATCTCAAGATGCCATAAAGCAGTAA